The uncultured Tateyamaria sp. region CAGCACGCAGGAAGAGTTCTTTCACACGTTCAATGCGCTTGTGGACCAGAACAAGCAGATCATCATCAGCGCAGACCGCGCGCCGGGCGAGATCAAGGACCTTGAAGATCGCGTGAAATCCCGTCTGCAATGCGGATTGGTCGTGGACCTGCATCCCACCGATTACGAACTGCGCCTGGGCATCCTGCAGTCCAAGGTTGAACAGCAGATGGACACCTATCCTGACCTGCGGGTCGAGGCGGGTGTGCTGGAATTCCTGGCCCATCGCATCTCGACCAATGTGCGGGTCCTTGAGGGTGCCCTGACCCGTCTGTTCGCGTTCGCCAGCCTCGTGGGCCGCAAGATCGACATGGACTTGACGCAGGATTGTCTGGCCGACGTGCTGCGCGCCTCTGAACGGAAGATCACCGTCGAGGAGATCCAGCGCAAGGTGTCCGAGCACTACAACATCCGCCTGTCGGACATGATCGGCCCCAAGCGTCTGCGCGCCTATGCCCGCCCCCGACAGGTGGCGATGTATCTGGCCAAGCACATGACATCGCGATCGCTTCCCGAAATAGGTCGTCGGTTCGGGGGTCGGGACCACACGACGGTCATGCACGGTGTGAAGCGGATCGAAGAGCTGAAGCAATCGGACGGCCAGATTGCCGAAGACCTGGAGCTGCTGCGCCGGTCACTCGAAGCCTGAATCTGCCGCTTTCGC contains the following coding sequences:
- the dnaA gene encoding chromosomal replication initiator protein DnaA encodes the protein MTQEKWGQLRQRLLKTVGQNNYTTWIEPLQFRDLQDGIATFDVPTNFMGNYVSQNFSDLILHELKSEDDSIRRLSFALAANSGSRPSAVDAPAAAPVMPHAGKSARSALSAAPLDKRFTFDSFVVGKPNELAHAAAKRVAEGGPVTFNPLFLYGGVGLGKTHLMHAIAWELQTRRPDLNVLYLSAEQFMYRFVQALRDRKMMDFKELFRSVDVLMVDDVQFIAGKDSTQEEFFHTFNALVDQNKQIIISADRAPGEIKDLEDRVKSRLQCGLVVDLHPTDYELRLGILQSKVEQQMDTYPDLRVEAGVLEFLAHRISTNVRVLEGALTRLFAFASLVGRKIDMDLTQDCLADVLRASERKITVEEIQRKVSEHYNIRLSDMIGPKRLRAYARPRQVAMYLAKHMTSRSLPEIGRRFGGRDHTTVMHGVKRIEELKQSDGQIAEDLELLRRSLEA